The Henckelia pumila isolate YLH828 chromosome 2, ASM3356847v2, whole genome shotgun sequence genome includes a window with the following:
- the LOC140877874 gene encoding uncharacterized protein: MGQGPLGVSVVNTESNLGRYSSPSESQSNIPSPTPIAKIPIKKLTAVEMRERRKRGLCFNCDEKFNANHRCKNRVLILFGDEEGDCLKEFGGYADAQPFNFGDEEVEVSLHALTSASNPRIFRLTARFERTCVEILLDTGSHHNFIQEGLVTKLGMSCVTARRFRVYMGNGQYLWCEKMCPQVPLTMQGHEFCIDLYVLPIWGLDIVLGMKWLRTLGPCLHDHEALTMEFKWKGETICLVGNKPLDPEPVSYNRLCSWLQRGDGNTLCTLTEMTVEVNGGNQLMGDTDQLPAQGRALIERYHTMFDVPSSLPPHRFINHHIHLLPGTTPVSVRQYRYPYFQKDAIEKIVHELLEVGFIKHSTSPYSSPVLLVKKKDGSWRFCVDYRALNALTIKDRFPIPTIDELLDELEGAQIFSKLDLRAGYHQIRMDPKDIHKTAFRTHEGHYEFVVMPFGLTNMPSTFQATMNQVFRPYLRKFFIVFFYDILVYSSNEEAHFQHLQVVLELLSAKKFFAKLSKCHFFQPTVEYLGHLVSAGRVMADPRKLEAMLHWPLPKNIKQLRGFLGITGYYRRFIKNFATIAAPLTDLLKKESFQWTTEAT, translated from the coding sequence ATGGGCCAAGGGCCACTGGGAGTATCGGTCGTAAATACTGAGTCAAATCTAGGGAGATATTCCAGCCCTTCTGAAAGCCAATCCAACATTCCTTCTCCCACACCAATAGCCAAAATTCCCATAAAAAAACTAACAGCGGTCGAGATGCGAGAAAGACGAAAGAGGGGCCTCTGTTTCAATTGTGATGAGAAGTTTAACGCAAATCATCGTTGCAAGAACCGAGTTCTGATCCTCTTTGGGGATGAGGAGGGCGATTGCCTCAAGGAGTTTGGCGGCTACGCGGATGCTCAGCCCTTTAATTTTGGAGACGAAGAAGTCGAGGTGAGCCTCCATGCTTTAACCTCTGCTTCTAACCCACGCATATTCCGACTTACGGCACGGTTTGAACGAACTTGTGTGGAGATTTTGCTTGATACTGGCAGTCACCATAACTTCATCCAAGAAGGGTTGGTTACAAAGTTGGGGATGTCTTGTGTGACTGCCCGAAGGTTTCGAGTGTACATGGGCAATGGTCAATACctttggtgcgagaaaatgtgTCCGCAAGTTCCACTGACAATGCAAGGGCATGAATTCTGTATTGACTTATATGTATTACCTATATGGGGGTTGGACATTGTACTCGGAATGAAATGGCTCCGCACACTAGGGCCATGTTTGCATGACCATGAGGCCCTAACCATGGAGTTTAAATGGAAGGGAGAAACCATCTGCCTAGTGGGCAACAAGCCACTAGATCCAGAGCCAGTTTCATACAACCGATTATGCTCTTGGCTCCAGCGAGGTGACGGCAATACTCTGTGTACATTGACAGAGATGACTGTGGAAGTTAACGGGGGCAATCAGCTGATGGGAGACACAGATCAATTGCCCGCTCAAGGAAGGGCGTTGATAGAACGATATCACACCATGTTCGACGTACCCAGCTCCTTACCACCTCATCGTTTTATTAACCATCATATTCACTTGCTTCCAGGAACCACACCAGTCAGTGTGAGACAATATCGATATCCCTATTTCCAAAAAGATGCTATTGAGAAAATTGTGCATGAGCTACTGGAAGTAGGATTCATCAAGCATAGCACCAGTCCATATTCTTCCCCAGTCTTGCTCGTTAAGAAAAAGGATGGTTCGTGGCGATTTTGTGTGGATTATCGAGCATTAAATGCTCTCACCATCAAGGATCGATTTCCGATTCCGACCATCGACGAACTATTGGATGAACTCGAAGGGGCACAAATATTCTCAAAACTGGATCTCCGAGCtggatatcatcaaattagaatGGATCCAAAGGATATCCATAAGACCGCTTTTCGCACGCATGAGGGGCACTATGAGTTTGTGGTCATGCCCTTTGGGCTCACCAATATGCCGTCCACCTTCCAAGCCACCATGAACCAGGTGTTTCGCCCCTACTTACGAAAGtttttcattgtttttttttatgacattttggtgtatagtTCCAATGAAGAGGCACATTTCCAGCACTTGCAAGTGGTTCTCGAGCTTTTATCTGCAAAGAAGTTCTTCGCTAAACTATCCAAATGCCACTTCTTTCAACCAACGGTGGAGTATCTTGGCCACTTAGTGTCTGCAGGCAGGGTCATGGCCGACCCCAGAAAGCTCGAGGCCATGCTTCATTGGCCTCTTCCCAAGAATATAAAACAGTTGCGAGGTTTCTTGGGTATCACGGGATATTATCGACGCTTCATAAAGAACTTTGCTACCATTGCAGCCCCCCTCACTGATCTTCTAAAAAAAGAGTCATTCCAGTGGACCACAGAGGCCACTTAA